The Onthophagus taurus isolate NC chromosome 2, IU_Otau_3.0, whole genome shotgun sequence genome includes a window with the following:
- the LOC111425825 gene encoding glucose 1,6-bisphosphate synthase-like, with translation MGDEFKTYDKNIDPKIKEYLQWEKNEEYLELVKSLVHKKELITLRKMLVNRAELLGGAVKGEMVAGFNAINELVVIQIGQGFIKYLETVEEKRQRDAEEQEEVEIVEEEVPEVVWEENDEGDVEEEEMEMVIDEKNYLKKYGIVIGYDARVNSKRFAEIIATIFLSQNYAVKLFSKEVITPFVSYAITTLGCVGGVMVSGGACPKTYNGIKLFTSNGCQVIPSADLKIENHISENLEPMEHCWESDILQLAPMLTDPYTDVLDAYLQLVCTTVIEEYLAIASKSPIQFVYTALHGVAYDVFKQVVSVLSLKIVPVPKQIAPNPKFPSVRSPNPEDAKALNAAKSLAVSKKIKYVIGTDPDGCRMIFSQLGKDNVTWRTFDGNELGALFGWWVLDQYKKKHPTEGEDEVIDLSNVYMIGSSVSSKILRTMARTEKFNFVETLPGFRWIANKAYDLKQEGKEVILGFEDTYGYMFTDQLYDKDGIIASVQVMTMVAVLNAQKQTLEDKLNEIYAQYGFHINYGSYFNAVSYDDIAQIFEEIRHYHGDEPEKPQEKCHCIPEAYKDPLKKEEGCCCNPFPPPDKKIYPRTIGKGKFDITHVRDITIGFDNNEPNRKSVLPRQPNMQMITFEFSNGIEITIRTNPKEAKLRFCAEIITKEEDLGLLNGTKLVKEVMHRIINDFLKPTKNCLSLPRS, from the exons atgggtGATGAATTTAAAACGTATGATAAAAACATCGATccgaaaattaaagaatatctGCAATGGGAGAAAAACGAGGAATATTTGGAATTGGTAAAATCGTTGGTGCACAAAAAAGAACTAATTACTCTCAGAAAAATGTTAGTGAATCGAGCAGAACTGTTAGGAGGGGCAGTTAAAGGAGAGATGGTGGCGGGATTTAACGCGATAAATGAATTGGTTGTTATACAAATTGGACAAGGATTTATTAAGTATTTGGAAACCGTTGAAGAAAAAAGGCAAAGAGATGCGGAAGAGCAGGAGGAAGTGGAAATTGTGGAAGAAGAGGTACCAGAGGTGGTCTGGGAAGAGAATGATGAAGGAGatgtagaagaagaagaaatggaGATGGTGATAGatgaaaagaattatttaaaaaaatacggtATTGTGATTGGTTATGATGCCCGAGTTAATAGTAAAAGATTCGCAGAAATCATTGCAACGATTTTTCTCAGCCAAAATTATGCGGTGAAATTGTTCAGTAAAGAAGTCATAACTCCTTTTGTGTCTTATGCTATTACTACACTTGGTTGTGTTGGGGGTGTTATGGTTTCAGGAGGGGCTTGTCCAAAAACTTATAATGGAATTaag CTTTTCACTTCAAATGGTTGCCAAGTAATCCCATCAgcagatttaaaaatagaaaatcatATTTCAGAAAATTTAGAACCAATGGAGCATTGTTGGGAGAGCGATATTTTGCAATTGGCTCCAATGTTAACGGATCCTTATACTGACGTACTCGATGCTTATCTCCAATTAGTATGTACTACTGTAATAGAAGAATATTTAGCCATAGCTTCAAAGTCTCCCATTCAATTTGTATACACCGCACTTCATGGAGTTGCTTATGATGTATTTAAACAAGTCGTTTCAGTACTTTCTTTGAAAATAGTACCAGTTCCTAAACAGATTGCACCAAATCCAAAATTTCCAAGTGTTAGAAGTCCTAATCCGGAAGATGCTAAAGCTTTGAACGCAGCAAAAAGTTTAGCTGTTTCTAAAAAGATTAAGTACGTTATTGGAACGGATCCTGATGGATGTAGAATGATTTTCTCTCAACTGGGAAaaga taatgtAACATGGAGAACTTTTGACGGCAACGAATTAGGAGCTTTATTTGGCTGGTGGGTTCTAGATCagtataaaaagaaacatcCTACAGAAGGAGAAGACGAAGTTATTGATTTATCAAATGTTTATATGATAGGAAGTTCAGTTAGTTCGAAGATATTAAGAACTATGGCACGaacagaaaaatttaattttgttgaaactCTTCCAGGATTTAGATGGATAG caAATAAAGCTTATGACTTAAAACAAGAAGGAAAAGAAGTAATTTTAGGGTTTGAAGACACTTACGGTTACATGTTTACCGATCAACTTTACGATAAAGACGGAATTATAGCGAGCGTTCAAGTAATGACGATGGTCGCCGTTTTAAATGCGCAAAAACAAACCCTTGAAGATAAACTTAACGAAATCTACGCGCAATATGGATTTCATATCAATTATGGTTCATATTTCAACGCCGTAAGTTACGATGATATCGcacaaatttttgaagagaTTCGTCATTATCACGGCGACGAACCGGAAAAACCACAAGAGAAGTGCCACTGCATCCCAGAAGCTTACAAAGATCCATTGAAGAAAGAGGAAGGGTGTTGTTGCAACCCATTTCCCCCGccagataaaaaaatttacccaAGAACGATTGGAAAAGGAAAATTTGATATAACTCACGTTCGAGATATAACAATTGGTTTCGATAATAATGAACCTAACAGAAAGTCGGTTCTTCCACGTCAACCGAATATGCAAATGATTACCTTTGAGTTTAGTAATGGCATTGAAATTACGATTAGAACAAATCCTAAGGAAGCCAAGTTAAGATTTTGCGCTGAGATTATTACAAAAGAGGAAGATTTGGGTTTGTTGAATGGTACGAAATTAGTTAAAGAAGTTATGCATagaattattaatgattttttaaaaccgacaaaaaattgtttatcattACCTCGAAgttga
- the LOC111425967 gene encoding uncharacterized protein — MPADDVYWSPTELESEESSSNIYKSYIDPWDLENYAYIREHLDSLDLSTTSSEADGGGGGGEMHSLPPSAFSYTSHQRNRPQELRNSNVVDKYGSLMKSERTTTTTSNYAAIDEIRDTRDFDGFYYGPKRNIERRYSMRNRDYGHQSVDESLYGDVDSMSHIYAKRRQETKIPAAKIRRRRSYSYSQGDYGYEPLSSYQIYSRLEDIKQPIPSSPIYDDIRQPTPTPTNFGLSNYGHLKIDYSYSWNTLNKFIYN, encoded by the exons atgccAGCTGATGATGTTTATTGGAGTCCAACAGAATTGGAAAGTGAAGAATCatcaagtaatatttacaaaagTTACATCGATCCGTGGGATTTAGAAAATTACGCCTACATAAGAGAACACTTAGATTCTCTTGATTTATCCACGACATCTTCAGAAGCTGATGGTGGTGGTGGCGGGGGAGAAATGCATTCTTTGCCGCCATCCGCATTTTCGTATACGTCCCATCAAAGAAATCGGCCTCAAGAGTTAAGAAATTCGAACGTAGTCGATAAATATGGCAGTTTAATGAAATCGGAACGAACGACAACAACCACTTCTAATTACGCGGCTATTGATGAAATCCGCGATACAAGAGACTTTGATGGATTTTATTATGGCCCCAAAAGAAATATCGAGCGAAGATACAGCATGAGAAATCGAGATTACGGCCATCAAAGTGTGG acGAAAGCTTGTATGGAGATGTTGACAGCATGTCTCATATTTACGCAAAAAGGCGCCAAGAAACTAAAATACCCGCCGCCAAAATAAGAAGACGAAGAAGTTACAGTTATAGTCAAGGAGATTATGG aTACGAACCATTAAGCTCTTACCAAATTTATAGTCGATTAGAAGACATAAAGCAACCCATCCCATCATCACCAATTTACGACGATATCCGACAACCAACTCCAACGCCGACCAATTTCGGCTTGAGCAATTACggtcatttaaaaattgactATTCCTACAGCTGGAACAcgctaaataaatttatttataattga